The sequence GGAGAACCGGAACTGATCGGCAGGCTGTCCCGTTCAACCGTGGCGAGAAGACAGTCGGTCAAGGCCGCCCTCGTGCTCTTTGCCCTGATCTGTTTCATGCTGGCCCTCGCCCGGCCGCAGTTCGGGACCCGGTCCGAAACCGTGCGCCAGACCGGATTCTCGGTCATGGCCGCGCTGGACGTTTCCAACAGCATGCTGGCCGAGGATGTCCGGCCGAACCGCCTCGTCCGGGCCAAATTCGCCGTCCGGTCCCTGGTAGGGAAGCTTCGTAACGACCGGATCGGCCTGGTGGTATTCGCCGGGTCCGCTTTTCTCCAGTGCCCGCTGACCACCGATTACAGCATCGTGGATCTCTTTCTGGACGGCATCGATACCCGGACCGTGGGTACCCAGGGTACGGCCATCGCGGAGGCGCTGCGCATCGCGGGCCGGTCGTTTCGGCAGGATCACAAGGGGTACAAGGCCGTCGTGCTGATCACCGACGGAGAAGACCACCAGGAAGACCCGCTCGCCATCGCTTCGGAACTGGCGGCCCAGGGGGTACGCGTGTACGTGGTGGGCATCGGCACGCCGCAGGGCGTACCCATACCGGTTACGGACGAGGACGGCAGGGTCGCCGGCCACATGCGGGACCGGTCCGGCGCGGTGGTCATGAGCCGCCTGGACGAGTCCACGCTGCGACATATCGCGGAAACGACCGGAGGGGCATACTACAGGGCCTCGCCCGGTGGAGAGGAGATGGACCTGGTATACGACACCATCGCGTCACTGGAGAAAGCGGAGTTCGAGAGCAGAGAATTTACGCAGTACGTTGAACGGTTCCAGTATATATTGTTCTTCGGCCTGCTGCTCCTGGTCGCGGATACCGTGATCCGGGACCGCGGACCGCTCGACGAATCGTAAGGAACGGAAACCGAAGCCATGAGCGCAATCCTGGTCTTCCTGTTGTTTCTCGGCTGGCAGCCGGCTGTGAAGAACGCCCGCGGCAACGAACTGTATCAACAGGAAAAATACGATGAGGCGCTGGCGGCATATGACGAGGCGCTGGCGGAGGACGGCGAGAACCCGGCACTGCATTACAACCGGGGAAACGCGCTGTACCGCTCCGACCAGTATCCTTCGGCTGTACAGGCCTACGCGAACGCGATAGACGGCGAGGCGCCGGTCGGTGGCCGGGCCCAGTACAACATGGGAAACAGCCTCTATCGCATGGGCCTGCTGAAGGATTCCATCGAGGCCTACAAGGCGGGCCTGCGGATCGAGCCGGACGATATCGACATGAAATACAACCTGGAATACGTGATGCGGCAGCTTCAGCAGCAGGAGGAACAGGAACGCAGAAACGCGCAGGACCGGCAGCAGGACCCGGAGGACCAGGCCAACCAGGATGCCCAGGACAACCGGGATGACCCGGACGACCGGGACGACCGGGACGACCCGAACGACGGGGGACCGGAACCCGATGAAGAGGAAAGCCCGGAAGCGCCTCCGCCGCCCCGTGAGGGGGAACTGAGCAGGGCGGAAGCGGAACGCCTGCTGAACGCCCTGAACAGGGACGAGCAGGACATCCAGCGCCGGCTGCGTAGACAACAGGCCACGCAGGTCAATCCGGAGAAAGACTGGTAACCTGATGATCGTCATGAAATTCGGCGGCACTTCCGTAGGCGGTGTGGACGCTATTCGTCAAGTCGTCGAGATCGTCGCGAAGTACCGCGAACACGATATGGTGGTGGTCCTGTCCGCCATGAGCAAGGTGACCGACGCGCTCCGAGCCATGGCGGCGCAGGCCTGCGAGGGTACGGAGCCCACGGCCTCCCTTTCTGCGCTGAGGAAACGCCACGAGGACACGGTCCATGCCCTGGCCGAAGGAAAAGAGCGGGAACAGGCCCTCGAGGTCTGTGCCGGACTCATCGACGAACTGTCGGGCATCCTGCACGGCATCACGCTGCTCAGGGAGCTTTCCCCCCGTTCGGTCGACCTGGTCAGCTCCTTTGGCGAGCGCCTTTCCGTGGTCGTTGTCTCGGCCGCGCTCAGGTCGGCCGGCCTGTCGTCCCTGCCCGTCGACGCGCGGGAGTATGTGAAGACGAACGAGCGCTACACCGAGGCGGAGGTGAATTTCGCCGAGACGGACCGGCGGCTTTCGGCGGGCCTGGCGCCGATGGTATCGAGTGCCCGCATACCAATCGTAACGGGGTTTATCGGATCCACCGACGAAGGCGTGACCACGACCCTCGGGCGAGGCGCTTCGGACTACACCGCCTCCCTGGTCGCCAGTGCGCTGCAGGCTGAGGAAGTATGGATCTGGACGGACGTGGACGGCGCGATGACGGCCGACCCGAGGATCGTCGAGGACGCCCGCGTCCTCAAGGAGATATCGTATCTCGAGGCTTCGGAGATGTCCTATTTCGGCGCCAAGGTACTCCATCCCATGACCATGCTGCCCGCGGTGAAACAGGAGATTCCCATCCGGATACGGAACACCTTCCGGACCGGGCACAGCGGTACGCTCATCACTTCGCGCACCCGCGCCGCACCGCTGGGCGTGAAGGCCGTAACGAGTATCGACCGGCTCTGCCTGATCATGGTCGAGGGCACCAGCCTGAGCCGGACGCCGGATACCCACGCGCGGCTGTTCAAGACCACGGCGGACCGCAAGACCCAGGTCGTCATGATCACGCAGGCTTCCTCTGAACACGACATCTGCCTGGTCGTCGGCGAAGGAGACAGCCCGGGAACGGTCAAGGCGCTGAAGGAGGAATTCCGTCACGAGGTCGCCGAAGGCAGTCTGGAGGAAATCTCGGTTCAGTCCGACCTGGCCGTGGTGGCCGTGGTAGGCGGCGGCATGAAGGGCACCCCGGGAATCGCGGCCCGCACATTCGGCATTCTCGGCGAACACGGAATAAACATCATCGCCATCGCCCAGGGTTCGTCGGAGCTGAACATTTCATTCATCATCGGTCGGGACGACCTGCGGAAGACCGTTCAACTGGTGCACGCGTCATTCGGACTGGGAGGGGACGGAGATTTTGAGCACGATTAACCTGTTTCAATTCGGCAAGGGCAATATCGGCGGAACCTTGATCCGCCAGGTGGCGGACCGCGCCGGCTCCCTGGCCGAAACCACCGGCCTTTCCTTCGAATACATCGGCATCTGCGGCCGGAACCGGCTGATTTTCAATCCGGGAGGACTCAACAAGGCGTTAAGCGGCCCCGGCGGCCTGGACCGGCTGCTCGAAGACGGGGACAGCCGCAAGGACTACCCGGGCGCGGCCGCCATGATCGATCGCCTGCTGGGCGGTCCGGGCGGTCCGGGCGGTCCGGGCGATCCGCCCGGGAACCTGTGCGTCGTCGACACCACGTCCGCCGAAATGACGGAAGTGCACCTGGCCTGCCTTCGCCGGGGCGTACCGGTCGTGACGGCCAACAAGAAGCCCATCACCGACCGGAGCGCCGCCTACGAAGAGATCCGGCGGCTGGGCCGCGCCGACCGGATGCGGTACTGGTACGAAACGACCGCCGGCGCCGGCCTGCCCATCGTCAGCACCGTCAGGGAACTGGTGGATACCGGGGACGAGGTAACGCGGATCGCGGGATGCCTGAGCGGCACGCTGGGATACATCTGTTCCCAGCTCGACCACGGCCGGACCTTCTCCGAGATCGTGCGGGAGGCAAAGGAACTCGGGTATACGGAACCCGATCCACGGGACGACCTGAACGGGATGGACGTGGCCAGGAAGGCCTTGATCCTGGCCCGTGAGATCGGATACCGCCTTGAACTCGACGACCTGGAGATCGAGGGCATGGTCTCCGATGCACTGCTGGACGCACCGTCGGTGGATGCGTTCATGGCCATGCTGACCGGAGAAGACGCGGCCTACGCGCAGCGGGTCGAATCCGGTGGAGATCGCGGTCAGGTGCTGCGGTACGTCGCCACGGTGGGGGACGGCACGTGCCGGGTAGGCCTCGAAAACGTGGACCGGGAAAGTCCCCTGGGAAGCCTGGCCGGTCCGGACAACATGGTCGTGTGCACCACCAAGCGGTACCGGGACAACCCGCTGATCGTGCGGGGACCGGGCGCGGGGCCGGAGGTCACGGCGGGCGGCCTGTTCGGAGACCTGATCAAGGCGGCAAGGGCGCTGCCGGGCAGCGATCATCCATGACCTTCATTCCAGATCCGGGAGCATGAAATGGCGACGAATGAAATCAAAGTAGGGGTCCTTGGCGCTACCGGGGCGGTCGGGCAGCGGTTCGTCCAGTTGCTCGAAGACCATCCGTGGTTCAGGATAACCGCCGTCGCGGCATCGGAGCGGTCGGCCGGCAAACCCTACGCGGAAGCCGTGACCTGGCGGCTGGACACGCCGGTCCCGGAGTCCGTGCGCGCGCTGCCCGTCGCGCTTTGCGAACCGGGGCTGGACTGCGACCTGGTGTTCTCGGGCCTGGATTCCGCGGTGGCCGGCCCGATCGAGGCGGCCTTCGCGGCGGCCGACTACGCCGTCGTCAGCAATTCGAAGAACCACCGCATGGACGAGGACGTGCCGCTGCTTGTTCCCGAGGTCAACGGGGACCACTGCGCGATCATCGACTACCAGCGCAGGCGCAGGGGATATGGCCGCGGGTTCATCGCGACCAATCCGAACTGCTCCACCATCGGCCTTACGATGGCGCTTAAGCCGATCGTCGAACGCTTCGGCATACGGCAGGTCGCGGTCACCACCCTGCAGGCCCTGTCCGGGGCCGGTTACCCGGGCGTCCCCTCCCTCGAGATCCTCGATAACGTGCTGCCCTACATCGGGGAAGAAGAAGACAAGATGGAGCGGGAAACCCTGAAGCTGCTGGGCAGGTTCAGGGACAACCGGATCGAGCATGCCGGGATCGTCGTCAGCGCGCAGTGCAACCGGGTACACGTCCAGGACGGCCACATGGAATGCGTTTCCGTCGCCCTGGAGAACAAGACCGATACGAACGGTCTCGCCGAGGCGTTGCGCAACCACCGGGGACCGCCCCAGGAACTCGGCCTGCCCTTCGCTCCCGCGCGTCCGGTCATCGTACGCGATGAACCGGACCGGCCGCAGCCGAGGATGGACCGCGACGCCGAAAACGGCATGGCCGTGACGGTGGGCCGGATACGGCCCTGTCCGGTGCTGGACATGAAATTCGTGGTACTTTCACACAACACCATCCGGGGGGCCGCGGGTACGTCCATCCTGAACGCGGAGTTCCTGCGGACCCAGGGATACCTGGATTGAACCCATGAAACGGTGCATGCAGACCGGTCTCATCGTATTGCTGCTGCTCGGCGCACGGGCCGCTTCGGGTCAGGAGATCTCGGTCACGGCCGAGGTCAGTCGTACCCGGATGACGGTCGACGAGACGCTGATCCTGACGGTTTCAGTCTCCGGTTCCGAACTGGGCGATGTCCCGAAACCTGTTCTGCCCGACATGCAGCCGTTCATCGTCATCGGCAGCACGTCTTCCTCCTCCTCCAGCTTCAACCTGGTGAACGGCAAACTGTCCTCCTCCCGGTCCGTGCGGTTCATCTACCAGTTGAAACCCCGGAGGACGGGCACTTTCGTCATTGACGCCGCCGAAGTGACGCTTGACGGCGTCGCCCACGAAACGACGCCGATCACGATCGAGGTAACGCCGGGCGCACAGGGTTCTTCGCAACCGGGCGCAACCCGTGCCGCGCCGTCCGGCGGTTCACCGTCCACGGCCGCGGGTCAGTCCTCAGCCGCGGGTCTGTCGCAGGATGCCGCCGGCACGCCGGACCTGGAGGATACGGTCTACATCCGGACCAACGTGGACAAGCGGCGGGCCTACCTGGGCGAACAGGTAACAGTGACCTATACGCTATACACCCGTCTGGGCCTGTCGAACGCCCGTTACGACGTGGTCCCCTCCTACACCGGCTTCTGGATGGAGGAGCTCTTCTCCGCCCATCACCTCGACTTCAAGGAAGAAATCATCGGCGGCCGAAGGTACGCCGTCGCGAAGCTGCGCGACATCGCCCTTTTCCCCACCGTGACGGGAGAACTGAACCTCGAGCCGCTGTCGATGATCTGTGACGTGCAGGCCGAACGGTCCCGCAGAAGTCTCTTCGACAGCTTTCTCTCCGATCCCTTCGACACGTTTTTCTCGAATACGCGTCAGATCAGGGTGGTGTCCGGCGAGCAGACCGTGCAGGTGCAGCCGCTGCCGGTCGAGGGCCGCCCCGACGGTTTCCGCAACGCGGTAGGCGACTTCTCGCTCAAGGCGATGGTGGACCAGGCCACCACGGAAGTGAACCAGCCCGTGACGCTGACGATCGAGCTGACCGGGGAAGGCAACCTGAAGACCGTGGAGGATCCCAAACTTCCGCCGCTCGGTGATTTCAAGGAATACCAGTCCGGCAACCGGGCGGAGTACGCGTCCGGCAGGCTGCGGATCTCCGGAACCAAGACCTGGGATCACGTGCTCATCCCCACGGTACCCGGCGACCATGCCATCGCTTCGCTGGCCTTTCCTTTCTTCGATCCCGATACGGATTCCTACCGGGTTACGACGACCGAACCGATAACGATTTCCGTCCTGCCGGCCAGCGGATCGCAGGCGGCCGTCGTCGGCATGCCCCGCAGATCGGTCGTCCGGCAGATCCGCGAAGATATCCAGTACATCAAACCCGAAACGGCTTACCTGGGCGACCAGGGCGAGGTCCTGTTCCGGTCGACCTGGTACTTGCTGCTGCATGTCCTGCCCATCGCGGCGATTCTGGCGACGGTCCTGTACCGGTCCCACGCCCATCGCCTGCGGCGCGACACCGGTTTCGCCCGGCGGCGCCGGGCGAGAAGCACCGCCCTCGGCCTGCTGCGCCGGTCCCGGGAGCAGCTGGAAAAAGGCGCGCTCGACCAGGCCTTCACCGGCATTTCCAACGCGTTGTACGGTTACGTCGCCGACAGGTGCAACCTGCCGACGGCCGGCCTGACGTCCCCTCGCGCTGTCGAACTGCTCAGGGAACGGGGCGTGGACGAAGACACCGCTGCCCTGGTCAGGGACTGCCTGGATGCCTGCGACCTGGCCCGGTTCGCCCCGACGGCGCATACGGCGGAACACGCCGGCGACCTGATCGACAAGGCCCGGAACGGTATCGAATCCATCGAATCCCAGCTATCCCGAGACCGTTGAAAGCCACCGCGATTCACGATATGCGCGCGGATGGCCTGCCGGCGGCCGTCTCTAACCCGGATCGGAGACCGGAAGTCCGGGGTTTTCGACACCTGGTTGCGGGGGCTCGTCACCTGGTTGCGGGGGCTCGTCACCTGGTCGCGGGACTGGGCCTGGCCGTCCTGGCCATCGGCCTTGCGGCCGCTGGTTGCGCCGAAGACCCGGTGGACCGGCAGACCACGGAGTTGTACCGCCAGGGCAACCTGCTGTATGAGGGCGGGAAATTCGCGGAGGCCAGCCGGACGTACGAACGCATCATTGAACGCGGGGTACGCAATGGGCACGTGTACTACAACCTGGGGAACGCCTATTACAAGCAGGATCGGATCGGCCTGGCCATCCTGGCCTACGAGCGGGCGACCCGCCTCCTGCCCCGGGACGCGGACTTGCACAACAACCTGGACCTCGCGAAGGAACGGACGACGGACCAGATCGCGGGCGAAGTGCCGTGGTTCGGCCGGCAGGCGCTGGACGGCGTGACGGTGAACGAAGCCACGGTCGCCGCGACCTCGGCCGGGTTCCTCGCGTCGCTGGCGCTGGTGGGCTTTCTGCTCGCGAGGCGGCCGCGCACGCGGTCCGCGACCGGTTACGCGCTCCTGGTCTCCTGCATCGCGCTGCTCATGGCCGCCGGGTTCCTGGGCATCAAGATCTACGACAGCCTGGTGAACGAGGAAGCGATCGTCCTGCGGCCGACGGCCGTGGTCAGAACCGGACCCGACGTATCATCCGAACCGGTTTTCACGCTGCACGAAGGCGCAAAAGTCCAGCTGGTCGAACACCGGGACGACTGGCTCCGAATCCGCCTGCCGGACGGAAAGAACGGCTGGTTGTCACAGGACAATCTCGAGAGGATCTGACCCGCGACGCGTCGAACCCGATACACTTTTCACATTCAAACCGGACACAGGACGACAGAACACGCCCATGTTTACTTCCATTTCCGAACCGCAGACCCAGCCCATCGATCCCGATGACCGGGCCTACTGGTCCCAGGTCCGGTCCCAGTTCATGCTGGAACCGGGCCACGCCTATCTCAACAACGCCGCCCTGGGCATGCCTCCCAAGCCTGTTCGGGATGCCGTCGCCGCGGGATTCCGCCTGATGTCCGAGAACCCGTCGAAGGCCAAGCGGGATTTCCACGGCTACATCGAGTCCGAGCTCAGGCCGGCCATGGCGGGTTTCCTGGGTGCGGAGACGGGTGAAATCGCCCTGGCGCGCAATGCGACCGAGGGACTCTACCATATCGTAAACGGACTGGACCTGGCGCCGGGAGACGGGGTCCTGATGACCACGCAGGAGCATCCCAGCGCGGTGAAGCCCTGGAAGGTAAGGGCAGAACGGTACGGTATCGAGGTCCGGGAAGTCCATATCCCCAGCCCGCTGGAGGGAGCGGACGACATCCTGGAACGTATCTCCGCAGCGATCGACGGGCGGACGAAAGTGCTCTTCTTCTGTCACGTCACCCGGGGGGGATACCTGTACCCGGTAAAAAGACTCTGCGCAATGGCCAGGGAGAACGGGCTGATATCGGCCGTCGACGGCGCCCAGGCGGTTGGGATGCTGGACGTCGACCTGGCCGAGGTCGGCAGCGACCTGTATACCAACAGCCTGCACAAGTGGTTCCTCGGTCCCGCCGGCACGGGATTCCTCCATGTCCGCCGCGCCATGCAGACCTCCTTCAGCACCCTCTACGTGCCGGAGGCTGAACCCGGCGGCGACGCGCTCCGTTACGAAATCCAGGGAACCTACGACCTGCCCGTGCGCGCGGCCCTCGGCACCGCCCTGGATTTCCTGAACCGCATCGGAATAGGCAATATCGAGCGGCGCCTGCGCATGCTGTCGGACTACCTGAGAAAGGCCCTCCTGGAAGTCCCCGGGCTGCGGCTGCTCACCAGCCTGTCCC comes from Gemmatimonadota bacterium and encodes:
- a CDS encoding VWA domain-containing protein; this encodes MQFAQPEYLYLLAAAPLLVLFFAARFRRRREALRQLGEPELIGRLSRSTVARRQSVKAALVLFALICFMLALARPQFGTRSETVRQTGFSVMAALDVSNSMLAEDVRPNRLVRAKFAVRSLVGKLRNDRIGLVVFAGSAFLQCPLTTDYSIVDLFLDGIDTRTVGTQGTAIAEALRIAGRSFRQDHKGYKAVVLITDGEDHQEDPLAIASELAAQGVRVYVVGIGTPQGVPIPVTDEDGRVAGHMRDRSGAVVMSRLDESTLRHIAETTGGAYYRASPGGEEMDLVYDTIASLEKAEFESREFTQYVERFQYILFFGLLLLVADTVIRDRGPLDES
- a CDS encoding tetratricopeptide repeat protein encodes the protein MSAILVFLLFLGWQPAVKNARGNELYQQEKYDEALAAYDEALAEDGENPALHYNRGNALYRSDQYPSAVQAYANAIDGEAPVGGRAQYNMGNSLYRMGLLKDSIEAYKAGLRIEPDDIDMKYNLEYVMRQLQQQEEQERRNAQDRQQDPEDQANQDAQDNRDDPDDRDDRDDPNDGGPEPDEEESPEAPPPPREGELSRAEAERLLNALNRDEQDIQRRLRRQQATQVNPEKDW
- a CDS encoding aspartate kinase, producing MIVMKFGGTSVGGVDAIRQVVEIVAKYREHDMVVVLSAMSKVTDALRAMAAQACEGTEPTASLSALRKRHEDTVHALAEGKEREQALEVCAGLIDELSGILHGITLLRELSPRSVDLVSSFGERLSVVVVSAALRSAGLSSLPVDAREYVKTNERYTEAEVNFAETDRRLSAGLAPMVSSARIPIVTGFIGSTDEGVTTTLGRGASDYTASLVASALQAEEVWIWTDVDGAMTADPRIVEDARVLKEISYLEASEMSYFGAKVLHPMTMLPAVKQEIPIRIRNTFRTGHSGTLITSRTRAAPLGVKAVTSIDRLCLIMVEGTSLSRTPDTHARLFKTTADRKTQVVMITQASSEHDICLVVGEGDSPGTVKALKEEFRHEVAEGSLEEISVQSDLAVVAVVGGGMKGTPGIAARTFGILGEHGINIIAIAQGSSELNISFIIGRDDLRKTVQLVHASFGLGGDGDFEHD
- the asd gene encoding aspartate-semialdehyde dehydrogenase, whose protein sequence is MATNEIKVGVLGATGAVGQRFVQLLEDHPWFRITAVAASERSAGKPYAEAVTWRLDTPVPESVRALPVALCEPGLDCDLVFSGLDSAVAGPIEAAFAAADYAVVSNSKNHRMDEDVPLLVPEVNGDHCAIIDYQRRRRGYGRGFIATNPNCSTIGLTMALKPIVERFGIRQVAVTTLQALSGAGYPGVPSLEILDNVLPYIGEEEDKMERETLKLLGRFRDNRIEHAGIVVSAQCNRVHVQDGHMECVSVALENKTDTNGLAEALRNHRGPPQELGLPFAPARPVIVRDEPDRPQPRMDRDAENGMAVTVGRIRPCPVLDMKFVVLSHNTIRGAAGTSILNAEFLRTQGYLD
- a CDS encoding protein BatD, giving the protein MKRCMQTGLIVLLLLGARAASGQEISVTAEVSRTRMTVDETLILTVSVSGSELGDVPKPVLPDMQPFIVIGSTSSSSSSFNLVNGKLSSSRSVRFIYQLKPRRTGTFVIDAAEVTLDGVAHETTPITIEVTPGAQGSSQPGATRAAPSGGSPSTAAGQSSAAGLSQDAAGTPDLEDTVYIRTNVDKRRAYLGEQVTVTYTLYTRLGLSNARYDVVPSYTGFWMEELFSAHHLDFKEEIIGGRRYAVAKLRDIALFPTVTGELNLEPLSMICDVQAERSRRSLFDSFLSDPFDTFFSNTRQIRVVSGEQTVQVQPLPVEGRPDGFRNAVGDFSLKAMVDQATTEVNQPVTLTIELTGEGNLKTVEDPKLPPLGDFKEYQSGNRAEYASGRLRISGTKTWDHVLIPTVPGDHAIASLAFPFFDPDTDSYRVTTTEPITISVLPASGSQAAVVGMPRRSVVRQIREDIQYIKPETAYLGDQGEVLFRSTWYLLLHVLPIAAILATVLYRSHAHRLRRDTGFARRRRARSTALGLLRRSREQLEKGALDQAFTGISNALYGYVADRCNLPTAGLTSPRAVELLRERGVDEDTAALVRDCLDACDLARFAPTAHTAEHAGDLIDKARNGIESIESQLSRDR
- a CDS encoding SH3 domain-containing protein, yielding MRADGLPAAVSNPDRRPEVRGFRHLVAGARHLVAGARHLVAGLGLAVLAIGLAAAGCAEDPVDRQTTELYRQGNLLYEGGKFAEASRTYERIIERGVRNGHVYYNLGNAYYKQDRIGLAILAYERATRLLPRDADLHNNLDLAKERTTDQIAGEVPWFGRQALDGVTVNEATVAATSAGFLASLALVGFLLARRPRTRSATGYALLVSCIALLMAAGFLGIKIYDSLVNEEAIVLRPTAVVRTGPDVSSEPVFTLHEGAKVQLVEHRDDWLRIRLPDGKNGWLSQDNLERI
- a CDS encoding aminotransferase class V-fold PLP-dependent enzyme, yielding MFTSISEPQTQPIDPDDRAYWSQVRSQFMLEPGHAYLNNAALGMPPKPVRDAVAAGFRLMSENPSKAKRDFHGYIESELRPAMAGFLGAETGEIALARNATEGLYHIVNGLDLAPGDGVLMTTQEHPSAVKPWKVRAERYGIEVREVHIPSPLEGADDILERISAAIDGRTKVLFFCHVTRGGYLYPVKRLCAMARENGLISAVDGAQAVGMLDVDLAEVGSDLYTNSLHKWFLGPAGTGFLHVRRAMQTSFSTLYVPEAEPGGDALRYEIQGTYDLPVRAALGTALDFLNRIGIGNIERRLRMLSDYLRKALLEVPGLRLLTSLSHDVSSPGSTIFEFDGIDAARWRGPMEEEAQLHVDDHDRDGHRGLRISTHYYNTTDEIDRCVDKLKELARREGR